CCCCCGAAGCCGCCGCCGCCGCCGCCCGCGACCGACTCCGGCAGCCCGCGCCGCTGCGCCCAGTAGCGCGAGTAGGCGAGCGTCTTCAGCACGCCGTTCTCGATCCACACACGCCGCCGCAGGGGCAGCCCGTCCCCATCGAAGGGGGCGCCGCGCAGATCCGGATCCTCCGGATCCGAGAGCAGCGTCACGCGCGCGTCCGCGATCTTCTCGCCCAGCAGCGTCGCGCCCGCGGGCACGCCCTCGCCGCGCCGCGAGAACGGGGAGCGCCCCTCCTCCGCCGTGCGCGCGTTGAAGCCGCCCAGCAGGAGCGGGATCAGGTCGCCCACCGCCTGCGGCTCCAGGATCACCGTGTAGCGCCCCGGCTCGATCGCCTGCGGGTTGCGCGACGCGACCGCCTTCTGCGCCGCGCGCTTCCCCAGCGCCGCCGCGTCGATCTGCGCCCACTCGCGCGCGCCGGCGGCGGCCCAGCCGGAGCCGGTGCCGTCGGGCGTGCGCACCGTGCAGCTCAGGCTCACGTCCGTGCTCTGGTGGAACGCGAACAGCCCCTTCGACGTCGCCACCGCGCTCGCGTGCGTCGCGTTCGCCTCCAGGTAGCCGGCGACGAACAGGTCCTGCGCGGGATCGGCCGCGCGCGCCGTCGTGATGAGCCGCGACACCGCCTCCGCGCGCGCCTCGGCGTCCAGCGCGGCGGTGCGCGTGTCGTACGCGTTCACCGCCGCGTACGTCTGCGGGCCCAGCTCGGGCATCAGCTCCGGGTCCTCGGGCGACAGCTTCGCGAGGCGCTCGCTCAGGTCCACCGTGCGCTGCAGCGACGCGTCGTCGGTGACGTTGGTGGACGCGCTCGCGCGCCGCTTCCCGATGGTGCTGACGACGGTCACCGTGAGGTCGGTCGCGCTGCCGGAGGTCGTGATCTCGCCCCCCGCGAAGCGCGACTGCCCCGTGGCGGTGGAGCGGACCACCACGCGCGTCTGGTCCGCCTTCGCGAACGAGAGCACGCGCTTCGTGAGCGCCTGCATGTCGGCGCGCACGTCGAGTCGGATCGGCCGGTTCGGCATCGTCGTGATCTGCCCTGGTCAGCCGGCGCGGCCGGTGTTGATGATGGAGATGTTGCGGAAGCGCGCCGCCGGGC
This Roseisolibacter agri DNA region includes the following protein-coding sequences:
- a CDS encoding TldD/PmbA family protein: MPNRPIRLDVRADMQALTKRVLSFAKADQTRVVVRSTATGQSRFAGGEITTSGSATDLTVTVVSTIGKRRASASTNVTDDASLQRTVDLSERLAKLSPEDPELMPELGPQTYAAVNAYDTRTAALDAEARAEAVSRLITTARAADPAQDLFVAGYLEANATHASAVATSKGLFAFHQSTDVSLSCTVRTPDGTGSGWAAAGAREWAQIDAAALGKRAAQKAVASRNPQAIEPGRYTVILEPQAVGDLIPLLLGGFNARTAEEGRSPFSRRGEGVPAGATLLGEKIADARVTLLSDPEDPDLRGAPFDGDGLPLRRRVWIENGVLKTLAYSRYWAQRRGLPESVAGGGGGGFGGGDGGGGGLKMLGGTQTLDELIAGTERGILVTHAWYIRSLDARTASFTGLTRDGTFLVERGKITRSLKNFRWNDSPLLMLNRIEAIGRAERIGAGQVMPSLKVRDFNFASISEAV